A region of Campylobacter sp. MG1 DNA encodes the following proteins:
- the radA gene encoding DNA repair protein RadA, whose product MAKKKSSLYECQACGNQQIRFLGKCPECGAFNSYLELNQTQIEVLKNEIKPNSNKAVSIKEVLIEQVDRFSTYDKELDLVLGGGLVVGSLVLLGGSPGVGKSTLLLKTAANLAKNGKKVLYVSAEESKSQIKLRANRLNANEDNLFLLTELCFENIKNEVLSNNYEVLIIDSIQTIYSENISSCAGSITQVRELTFELMKLSKSNNISTFIIGHITKEGSIAGPRVLEHMVDVVLYFEGDASKELRILRGFKNRFGSTSEIGIWQMSENGLISANNIKTRFVGKNHAGSALTIILEGSRAITLEVQALVCESAYAKRSATGFDRNRLDMILALLERKLEIPLARYDVFINISGGIKVSETAADLAVAAAIISSFKNRVLSNESVFIGELSLNGGICEVFSLDIRLNEAKNQGFKNAIIPNKSNFKGIKCFVANELAQVLEWM is encoded by the coding sequence ATGGCTAAGAAAAAATCAAGCCTTTATGAATGCCAAGCTTGTGGTAATCAACAAATTAGATTTTTAGGCAAATGCCCTGAATGTGGGGCATTTAATTCATATTTAGAATTAAATCAAACTCAAATTGAAGTATTAAAAAACGAAATAAAACCAAATTCAAACAAAGCAGTTAGCATTAAAGAAGTTTTAATTGAGCAAGTTGATAGATTTTCAACTTATGATAAAGAGCTTGATTTGGTTTTAGGTGGCGGGCTTGTTGTAGGCTCATTAGTTTTACTAGGTGGCTCTCCTGGTGTTGGAAAATCAACTTTACTCTTAAAAACCGCTGCAAACTTAGCGAAAAATGGCAAAAAAGTCCTTTATGTTAGTGCTGAAGAGAGTAAAAGTCAAATAAAACTTCGTGCAAATAGATTAAATGCTAATGAAGATAATTTGTTTTTACTTACAGAACTTTGTTTTGAAAATATTAAAAATGAAGTTTTAAGCAATAATTATGAAGTCTTAATTATAGATAGTATTCAAACTATTTATTCAGAAAATATAAGTTCGTGCGCTGGTTCAATCACTCAAGTAAGAGAGCTTACATTTGAACTAATGAAACTAAGCAAAAGCAATAATATTAGCACATTTATAATAGGACATATCACTAAAGAAGGCTCAATTGCAGGACCTAGAGTGCTTGAACATATGGTTGATGTGGTGCTTTATTTTGAAGGTGATGCTAGTAAGGAATTAAGAATTTTAAGAGGCTTTAAAAATCGTTTCGGAAGCACTAGCGAAATAGGCATTTGGCAAATGAGTGAAAATGGACTTATAAGTGCAAACAATATTAAAACTAGATTTGTAGGTAAAAATCACGCAGGAAGTGCTCTAACTATTATTTTAGAAGGTAGCAGAGCAATTACTCTTGAAGTTCAGGCTTTAGTATGTGAAAGTGCTTATGCTAAAAGAAGTGCAACGGGATTTGATAGAAATAGACTTGATATGATTTTAGCCTTGCTTGAGAGAAAATTAGAAATTCCACTTGCAAGATATGATGTATTTATAAATATTAGCGGTGGGATAAAAGTTAGCGAAACTGCTGCTGATTTAGCAGTTGCAGCTGCTATAATATCTAGCTTTAAAAATAGAGTTTTAAGCAATGAGAGTGTATTTATTGGGGAGCTTAGTTTAAATGGTGGAATTTGCGAAGTTTTTAGCCTTGACATTAGACTTAATGAAGCAAAAAATCAAGGTTTTAAAAATGCTATAATTCCAAATAAAAGTAATTTTAAAGGTATTAAATGCTTTGTAGCTAATGAGTTAGCTCAAGTTTTAGAATGGATGTAA
- the ftsY gene encoding signal recognition particle-docking protein FtsY produces MLDFLKKGLAKTLEAINQVKPKNEKISKDLLEEMLVNADITYEIVEEILYYLPPKDIVERADLERVMSSYFMYENPNSNSNDKPFVELILGVNGVGKTTTIGKLSNFYKNQGKKVLLGACDTFRAGAIMQLELWASKNNCDIVSTKQGHDPSAVAFDTITKALSKGYDNVIIDTAGRLENKKNLANELEKIIRISSRAYENAPHRKILVLDATQGNSGINQAKVFNDLVKLDGVIITKLDGTSKGGSLFAIARELELPILYFGYGEGANDIAPFKANEYLKVLLDGIFNNG; encoded by the coding sequence ATGTTAGATTTTTTAAAAAAAGGCTTAGCAAAAACACTTGAAGCTATAAATCAAGTAAAACCAAAAAACGAAAAAATAAGTAAAGATTTATTAGAAGAAATGCTAGTAAATGCTGATATTACTTATGAAATAGTAGAAGAGATTTTATACTACTTACCACCTAAAGATATAGTTGAAAGAGCAGATTTAGAAAGAGTAATGAGCTCATATTTTATGTATGAAAATCCTAATTCAAATTCTAATGATAAACCATTTGTAGAATTAATATTAGGTGTAAATGGAGTAGGAAAGACTACAACCATAGGAAAATTAAGTAATTTTTATAAAAATCAAGGCAAAAAAGTTTTACTAGGAGCTTGTGATACTTTTAGAGCAGGTGCAATTATGCAACTTGAACTTTGGGCTAGTAAGAATAATTGCGATATTGTAAGCACTAAGCAAGGGCATGACCCAAGTGCAGTTGCTTTTGATACCATTACAAAAGCACTTAGCAAAGGTTATGATAATGTTATTATTGATACAGCAGGAAGATTAGAAAATAAAAAAAATCTAGCAAATGAACTAGAAAAAATAATAAGAATTTCATCTCGTGCTTATGAAAACGCTCCACATAGAAAAATTCTAGTCCTAGATGCAACTCAAGGCAATAGTGGTATTAATCAAGCAAAAGTTTTTAATGATTTAGTAAAGCTTGATGGAGTAATTATTACTAAACTTGATGGAACAAGTAAAGGTGGTTCATTATTTGCAATCGCAAGAGAATTAGAGCTACCAATTTTATATTTTGGATATGGAGAAGGTGCAAATGATATTGCTCCTTTTAAAGCAAATGAATATTTAAAGGTTCTTTTAGACGGAATTTTTAACAATGGCTAA
- a CDS encoding TlpA family protein disulfide reductase, which translates to MKVKIIFLCFVLALFVACGDDKKDNETNNNEKDEKVIKKDDFNYLVKFSLNFHNSDRVFELKRKSEDNKDLEFNSNKIILFNFFTTWCPPCIAEIYHLNNLVKKYGDRLEVIGVLLEDKSNEELEQFIKEHNINYNVAVGDNNYTLVKVLGEINGIPYIALYDQNGKNINNYLGAVYEEMLDIDIQKVMK; encoded by the coding sequence ATGAAAGTAAAAATTATTTTTTTATGTTTTGTTTTAGCTTTATTTGTAGCTTGTGGAGATGATAAAAAAGATAATGAAACAAACAATAATGAAAAAGATGAAAAAGTAATAAAAAAGGATGATTTTAATTACTTAGTAAAATTTTCTTTAAATTTTCATAATTCAGATAGAGTTTTTGAATTGAAGCGAAAAAGTGAAGATAATAAGGATTTAGAATTTAATTCTAATAAAATTATTTTGTTTAATTTTTTTACTACTTGGTGTCCACCTTGTATAGCTGAAATTTATCATTTAAACAATTTAGTTAAAAAATATGGAGATAGATTAGAAGTTATAGGTGTTTTATTAGAAGATAAAAGCAATGAAGAACTAGAACAGTTTATAAAAGAACATAATATTAATTATAATGTTGCTGTAGGAGATAATAATTATACGCTTGTAAAAGTTTTAGGAGAAATTAACGGCATTCCATATATTGCTTTATACGACCAAAATGGTAAAAACATAAACAACTATCTAGGTGCAGTTTATGAAGAAATGCTTGATATTGATATTCAAAAGGTTATGAAATAA
- a CDS encoding 5-formyltetrahydrofolate cyclo-ligase gives MDKKLIRKEFHKQNYKFCKNYLVYKYLLKIINKYKIKNKKLNLLLYISKEKEINLQKYKRLLSKKFNIYCPKMLDNNSLAFTKLRLPYVNSKYKIKESMSKNENIKLDIAIIPTLGIDGDFRRIGYGKGYYDKTFSNINYNLLIIFIQNIESITKDKICSSLDLKCDFYITPKRIYKRKELK, from the coding sequence ATGGATAAAAAGTTAATAAGAAAAGAGTTTCATAAACAAAATTATAAATTTTGTAAAAATTATCTTGTGTATAAATATTTGTTAAAAATCATTAATAAATATAAAATAAAAAATAAAAAATTAAATTTATTACTTTATATATCAAAGGAAAAAGAAATAAACTTACAAAAATATAAAAGATTGTTATCAAAAAAATTTAATATATATTGTCCTAAAATGCTTGATAATAATTCACTAGCTTTCACAAAATTAAGATTACCATATGTAAATTCAAAATATAAAATAAAAGAAAGTATGAGTAAAAATGAAAATATAAAACTTGACATAGCAATAATACCAACACTTGGCATTGATGGGGATTTTAGAAGAATTGGTTATGGAAAAGGTTATTATGATAAAACTTTTTCAAATATAAATTATAATTTATTAATTATTTTTATTCAAAATATAGAATCTATAACTAAAGACAAAATTTGTTCTAGTTTAGATTTAAAATGTGATTTTTATATCACACCAAAAAGAATTTACAAAAGAAAAGAGTTAAAATGA
- the rny gene encoding ribonuclease Y, with product MLEIILLLAVFILGGVLGYFITKKINDAHFKVHEEQAKAKAKAIEYEAEKILQNADKILENAKASEVKIELNYKKSYDEKNMQLQKEYDKKILELEKKENSLELSYKNLDEIKEKLNISEQNAKELMNEANILKQSCENKMQELLKKIENISGLTSEEARELVINQAKDKARDEISHIVRKCEEEAKTQAKIKAGYILAQATTRYAGEYASERLISIINLKNDDLKGRIIGKEGRNIKTLEMVLGVDVIIDDTPNAIIISSFNVLRRAVAKKVIDLLVEDGRIQPARIEELHERVSKEFEEEMFNEGQNIIMDLGLTKMAPELVKLIGRLKYRASYGQNALAHSLEVAHLAGIIAAECGGNTRLARRAGILHDIGKALTHEYEGNHVDLGAMVCERHKEHPVVLNAIFAHHGHEDALSIEAAAVCTADVLSAARPGARREVLEAFLKRVSELEDIAKKYEQVKKAYAINAGREIRVIVNAKLINDNESVLLAKEIAKEIEDKMQFPGEIKVNVIRETRAVEIAK from the coding sequence ATTTTAGAAATAATTTTATTACTTGCTGTTTTCATCTTAGGTGGAGTATTAGGTTATTTTATAACAAAAAAAATAAACGATGCACACTTTAAAGTACATGAAGAACAAGCAAAGGCAAAGGCAAAAGCTATAGAATATGAGGCTGAAAAAATATTACAAAATGCTGACAAAATATTAGAAAACGCTAAAGCTAGTGAAGTCAAAATAGAGCTTAATTACAAAAAATCTTATGATGAAAAAAATATGCAGCTCCAAAAAGAATATGATAAGAAAATATTAGAACTTGAAAAAAAAGAAAATAGCTTAGAGTTAAGTTACAAAAATTTAGATGAAATAAAAGAAAAGCTAAATATAAGCGAACAAAATGCCAAAGAATTAATGAACGAAGCAAATATACTAAAACAATCTTGCGAAAATAAAATGCAGGAGTTGTTAAAAAAAATAGAAAATATAAGTGGTCTTACAAGCGAAGAAGCAAGAGAATTAGTAATTAATCAAGCAAAAGATAAGGCAAGAGATGAAATTTCTCATATTGTAAGAAAATGCGAAGAAGAAGCAAAAACTCAAGCAAAAATTAAAGCTGGATATATCCTAGCACAAGCAACTACAAGATATGCTGGAGAATATGCAAGTGAAAGACTAATAAGCATTATAAATTTAAAAAATGATGATTTAAAAGGTAGAATTATCGGTAAAGAAGGAAGAAATATAAAAACACTTGAAATGGTTTTAGGTGTTGATGTAATTATTGATGATACTCCAAATGCAATTATTATTAGCTCATTTAATGTTTTACGCCGTGCTGTTGCTAAAAAAGTAATTGATTTATTAGTAGAAGATGGAAGAATTCAACCAGCTAGAATTGAAGAATTACATGAAAGAGTTTCAAAAGAATTTGAAGAAGAAATGTTTAATGAAGGTCAAAATATCATAATGGATTTAGGACTTACAAAAATGGCTCCTGAATTAGTAAAATTAATTGGCCGTTTAAAATATCGTGCAAGTTACGGACAAAATGCACTAGCACATAGCCTAGAAGTTGCACATTTAGCAGGAATTATCGCAGCTGAGTGTGGTGGTAATACAAGACTTGCAAGGCGTGCTGGAATTTTACATGATATTGGTAAGGCTTTAACTCACGAATATGAAGGAAACCATGTTGATTTAGGTGCTATGGTTTGCGAAAGACACAAAGAACATCCTGTGGTATTAAACGCTATTTTTGCTCATCATGGACATGAAGATGCTTTAAGTATTGAAGCTGCTGCAGTTTGCACGGCTGATGTTTTAAGTGCAGCTAGACCTGGTGCTAGAAGAGAAGTTTTAGAAGCGTTTTTAAAGCGTGTTAGCGAACTTGAAGATATAGCTAAAAAATACGAACAAGTTAAAAAAGCTTATGCGATCAATGCTGGTCGTGAGATTAGAGTAATTGTTAATGCAAAATTAATCAATGATAATGAAAGCGTTTTACTTGCTAAAGAGATCGCTAAAGAGATTGAAGATAAAATGCAATTTCCAGGAGAAATTAAAGTAAATGTTATCCGTGAAACTAGAGCTGTGGAGATAGCTAAATAA
- a CDS encoding DedA family protein produces the protein MQEFIEKFVEYGYILVFLYSLGGGMLALLALGVFASAYNVNPYISILVAFVGNFLGSSALFYFTRASKKDFQKHLVKHKRKLALLVVLFRKNGFIFTLVCKFVYGLKTLGPIAAEISKLSFFRFSIYNLISCFVWAVVVFYAAFYLGDSLAKTFDEYSSYMPIILLVLLIVIFTYLKIKAKK, from the coding sequence ATGCAAGAATTTATAGAAAAATTTGTAGAATACGGATATATTTTAGTATTTTTATACTCTTTAGGCGGCGGTATGTTAGCACTGCTTGCCTTAGGAGTGTTTGCAAGTGCTTATAATGTAAATCCTTATATTAGTATTTTAGTAGCTTTTGTGGGTAATTTTTTAGGCTCGTCGGCTTTATTTTATTTTACTAGAGCTAGTAAAAAAGACTTTCAAAAACATCTTGTAAAGCATAAAAGAAAACTAGCTCTTTTAGTAGTTTTATTTAGAAAAAATGGCTTTATTTTTACTTTAGTTTGTAAGTTTGTTTATGGGCTTAAAACCTTAGGTCCAATAGCAGCCGAGATTTCAAAATTAAGCTTTTTTAGATTTAGTATTTATAATCTAATTTCTTGTTTTGTTTGGGCTGTTGTGGTGTTTTATGCTGCGTTTTATTTAGGAGATAGTTTGGCTAAAACTTTTGATGAATATTCATCTTATATGCCAATTATTTTACTTGTTTTATTGATTGTAATTTTCACATATTTAAAAATAAAAGCGAAAAAATGA
- a CDS encoding DUF535 family protein: MKCEKLLNIRFFLRKIIYFKNHKFLNQILLDYPKLSKKFSENLKYHNDMLCKKYGATNFTFEYSNECFKRDLEIITNRFLDILSNDEIIFNEFDLKITLSSNPKVISEGLFTIHLHYKNELLYSLSFVLLNDALLITALQGNLNTKDEIKEFTKVYFGLRPLNFIIFFAFIFAEFLGINKVCGVKDRFLVSRFKRNRKRDGRVFVIPNYDEIWQENTKIIKEEKSFYVLEYLQKDLEEIPSKKRSMYKKRFEFLKTIKL, translated from the coding sequence ATGAAATGTGAAAAATTATTAAATATTAGATTTTTTTTAAGAAAGATAATTTATTTTAAAAATCACAAATTCCTAAATCAAATTCTACTAGATTATCCGAAATTATCTAAGAAATTTAGCGAGAATTTAAAATATCACAATGATATGTTATGCAAAAAATACGGGGCTACTAATTTTACTTTTGAATATTCAAATGAATGTTTTAAAAGGGATTTAGAAATTATTACAAATAGATTTTTGGATATTTTAAGTAATGATGAGATTATTTTTAATGAATTTGATTTAAAAATTACGCTTAGCTCAAATCCTAAAGTAATTAGCGAAGGACTTTTTACAATTCATTTGCATTATAAAAATGAGCTTTTATATTCTTTAAGTTTTGTTTTATTAAATGATGCTTTATTAATCACGGCCTTACAGGGTAATTTAAATACTAAAGATGAGATAAAAGAATTTACTAAAGTTTATTTTGGTTTAAGACCACTTAATTTTATTATATTTTTTGCTTTTATTTTTGCTGAGTTTTTAGGTATAAATAAAGTTTGCGGAGTAAAGGATAGATTTTTAGTATCAAGATTTAAACGCAATAGAAAAAGAGATGGAAGAGTATTTGTAATACCAAATTATGACGAAATATGGCAAGAAAATACAAAAATTATTAAAGAAGAAAAATCATTTTATGTATTAGAATATTTGCAAAAAGATTTAGAAGAAATACCATCAAAAAAACGCTCAATGTATAAAAAAAGATTTGAGTTCTTAAAAACGATTAAATTGTAA
- a CDS encoding RNA-binding S4 domain-containing protein, translating into MRVDKFLNAVNITKRRSISLDMCKNGVICINGNVVKPSKEVKVGDIISLNLLNEQIRFKVLALPTTKNVAKAKSNEYVEKLDDNQG; encoded by the coding sequence ATGAGAGTAGATAAATTTTTAAATGCAGTAAATATCACAAAACGCCGTTCAATTTCACTTGATATGTGTAAAAACGGCGTAATTTGTATAAATGGAAATGTTGTTAAACCTAGTAAAGAAGTAAAAGTTGGCGATATTATAAGTCTAAATCTTTTAAACGAGCAAATCAGATTTAAGGTATTAGCTTTACCTACAACCAAAAATGTAGCTAAAGCAAAATCAAATGAATATGTGGAAAAACTAGATGATAATCAAGGCTAA
- the tsaE gene encoding tRNA (adenosine(37)-N6)-threonylcarbamoyltransferase complex ATPase subunit type 1 TsaE: MIIKANLDNLDLVVNEFGDNGIYLLQGDLASGKTTLVNKIANKKLNQKAISPTFSVLNTYKNDTNTIYHYDIYQKGTKVFIENGLFENLFNDGLHLIEWADDDFIKILEQFALEYKIVKISTNNEGRLYEFS; encoded by the coding sequence ATGATAATCAAGGCTAATTTAGATAATTTAGATTTAGTGGTAAATGAGTTTGGTGATAATGGGATTTATTTATTACAAGGCGATTTAGCTAGTGGAAAGACTACTTTAGTAAATAAAATAGCAAATAAAAAGTTAAATCAAAAAGCAATTTCTCCAACTTTTAGTGTATTAAATACTTATAAAAACGATACTAATACGATTTATCATTATGATATTTATCAAAAAGGAACAAAAGTTTTTATAGAAAATGGTTTGTTTGAGAATTTGTTTAATGATGGTCTTCATTTAATTGAATGGGCTGATGATGATTTTATAAAAATATTAGAGCAATTTGCACTTGAATACAAGATTGTAAAAATTAGCACTAATAATGAAGGTAGGCTTTATGAGTTTAGTTAA
- the lptB gene encoding LPS export ABC transporter ATP-binding protein, producing MSLVNLKACGLKKSIKNIEIIKNVDISMDNSQIVGLFGSNGAGKTTTFYMICGLVSPSAGDIFLDDLNITNEPLHKRAILGIGYLPQDSSVLKDLSVWENMQIAAELKGLKNIDELIEEKLNLLKIYDRKDRLAKSLSGGERRRLEIARALVLEPKFLLLDEPFAGVDPKSINDVQSIIKDLKDLNIGVLITDHNVRETLRICDKAYVLDSGSILASGSAKEIANNEIVKSKYLGKNFSL from the coding sequence ATGAGTTTAGTTAATTTAAAAGCGTGTGGTCTAAAAAAAAGTATAAAAAATATAGAAATTATAAAAAATGTAGATATTAGTATGGATAATTCTCAAATAGTAGGATTATTTGGAAGTAATGGTGCAGGAAAAACTACTACATTTTATATGATTTGCGGACTTGTTAGCCCTAGTGCTGGGGATATTTTTTTAGATGATTTAAATATTACTAACGAGCCACTTCATAAACGCGCAATTCTAGGCATTGGTTATTTACCACAAGATTCAAGTGTTTTAAAAGATTTAAGTGTTTGGGAAAATATGCAAATTGCAGCAGAGCTTAAAGGGCTTAAAAATATAGATGAATTAATAGAAGAAAAATTAAATCTTTTAAAGATTTATGATAGAAAAGACCGCCTTGCAAAAAGTCTTAGCGGTGGGGAGCGTCGTAGATTAGAAATAGCTAGAGCTTTAGTTTTAGAGCCTAAGTTTTTATTACTTGATGAGCCTTTTGCTGGGGTTGATCCAAAAAGTATTAATGATGTTCAAAGCATTATTAAGGATTTAAAAGATTTAAATATAGGCGTATTAATTACTGACCATAATGTCCGTGAGACCCTTAGAATTTGTGATAAAGCTTATGTTTTAGATAGCGGTAGTATTTTAGCTAGTGGAAGTGCTAAAGAAATTGCAAATAATGAAATAGTAAAAAGCAAATATTTAGGTAAAAATTTCTCACTTTAA
- a CDS encoding YggS family pyridoxal phosphate-dependent enzyme, whose amino-acid sequence MKYLEIKEKYPNTRIIAVSKYTTDDKIIALHNLGQIEFGENKVQDLTRKKLELSNKINWHFIGNLQKNKVNLLIKSQPIMWQSCVSYDMAKYVDTRLDYKLQTLLEINVANEDSKSGITPENAIDEYLKIKENCKNINLVGVMCIGAMSDNLHQIIKSFELCYKIYQNLEKYDAKICSMGMSSDYEIAIKSGSNMIRLGSILFNE is encoded by the coding sequence ATGAAATATTTAGAAATCAAAGAAAAATATCCAAATACTAGAATAATAGCAGTTAGCAAATATACAACTGATGATAAAATAATTGCATTACATAATTTAGGTCAAATAGAATTTGGTGAAAATAAAGTTCAAGATTTAACAAGAAAAAAATTAGAATTATCAAATAAAATTAATTGGCATTTTATAGGAAATTTACAAAAAAATAAAGTAAATTTATTAATAAAATCACAGCCTATTATGTGGCAAAGTTGTGTTAGTTACGATATGGCTAAATATGTTGATACAAGGCTTGATTATAAACTTCAAACATTATTAGAGATAAATGTTGCTAACGAAGATAGCAAATCAGGAATTACACCTGAAAATGCTATTGATGAGTACTTAAAAATAAAAGAAAATTGTAAAAATATAAATTTAGTTGGTGTTATGTGTATAGGAGCAATGAGTGATAATTTGCATCAAATTATAAAAAGTTTTGAATTATGTTATAAAATATATCAAAATTTAGAAAAATATGACGCCAAAATATGCTCTATGGGGATGAGTAGCGATTACGAAATAGCAATAAAATCTGGTTCAAATATGATAAGACTAGGAAGTATTTTGTTTAACGAATAA
- a CDS encoding argininosuccinate synthase, with amino-acid sequence MQKIVLAYSGGLDTSAIIPWLKENYKDVEVYALVADVGQERSELEGVKEKALYSGATDCVIVDLKEEFVKNYIYPTILSGAIYEGTYLLGTSMARPVIAKALVDYAKSINATAIAHGATGKGNDQVRFEYTINALAPDIKTIAPWREWNMRSRGDLLDYLASKKIKTTATKEKIYSKDANAWHISTEGGVLEDPANFHNDDCFCFSVNPKKAPNESELVEIEFKEGFIVSVNNKSLSPYESLQILNDLGAKHGVGRIDIVENRLIGMKSRGCYETPGGTIINTALRALEQLILDRDSMKLRTQLGLEMSYLVYDGKWFCPTREAISAAIDIFAKKLTGKVVLELYKGSVQALSKVSSNSLYNQDFATFDKDDVYNQKDAAGFIKIFSLSAKIRALNGKKN; translated from the coding sequence ATGCAAAAAATAGTTTTAGCTTATAGTGGTGGTCTTGATACTTCAGCTATTATACCTTGGCTTAAAGAAAATTATAAAGATGTAGAAGTTTATGCTTTAGTAGCTGATGTAGGGCAAGAAAGAAGCGAATTAGAAGGTGTTAAAGAAAAAGCACTTTACTCAGGTGCAACTGATTGTGTGATAGTTGATTTAAAAGAGGAATTTGTAAAAAATTATATATATCCAACTATTTTAAGTGGCGCTATTTATGAAGGAACTTATTTATTAGGAACTTCTATGGCTAGACCTGTTATTGCAAAAGCGTTAGTTGATTATGCAAAAAGTATTAATGCTACAGCAATAGCACATGGTGCCACTGGCAAGGGAAATGACCAAGTAAGATTTGAATATACTATAAACGCTTTAGCACCAGATATAAAAACTATAGCTCCTTGGAGAGAATGGAATATGAGATCAAGAGGAGATTTGTTAGATTATTTAGCATCAAAAAAAATTAAAACTACAGCTACTAAAGAAAAAATTTATAGTAAAGATGCAAATGCTTGGCATATATCTACTGAGGGTGGCGTTCTAGAAGATCCAGCAAATTTTCATAATGATGATTGTTTTTGTTTTAGTGTAAATCCTAAAAAAGCACCAAATGAAAGTGAATTAGTTGAGATTGAATTTAAAGAAGGTTTTATAGTTAGTGTAAATAATAAATCACTTAGCCCTTATGAAAGTTTGCAAATTCTTAATGATTTAGGTGCAAAACACGGTGTTGGTAGAATTGACATAGTAGAAAATCGTTTGATAGGTATGAAGTCAAGAGGTTGTTATGAAACTCCAGGTGGGACTATTATAAATACAGCACTAAGGGCGTTAGAGCAATTAATATTAGATAGGGATAGTATGAAATTAAGGACTCAATTAGGACTTGAAATGAGTTATTTAGTTTATGATGGCAAGTGGTTTTGTCCTACTAGAGAAGCTATTAGTGCAGCTATTGATATATTTGCAAAAAAATTAACAGGAAAGGTTGTTTTAGAGCTTTATAAAGGAAGTGTTCAAGCATTAAGTAAGGTTTCTTCAAATTCGCTATATAACCAAGATTTTGCAACATTTGATAAAGATGATGTATATAATCAAAAAGATGCAGCTGGATTCATTAAAATATTTAGTTTAAGTGCAAAAATTAGAGCATTAAATGGTAAAAAGAACTAA
- a CDS encoding IclR family transcriptional regulator, protein MIALHQPTLRVVKILETLKNKSDGLNITQLSKDCSISVGTLHPILKTLCELNYLNYDSKNYKLAFNLNPKIEQEKTIKIIIFYMDKLASKIKFGVQLGMLNGKKVIYLHKSEGNGKIIIKTKAGDLANANSTALGKALLLECSKNDLKKIFGNDKLEKNTHNTIDNIDDLYKNIDDSKKLGYTFENGEYDVDFACFAVPIYKQGKIFAAISITILNLYLNDELKSNIVKNLLEYKKIIENEI, encoded by the coding sequence TTGATTGCCTTGCACCAACCTACTTTAAGAGTGGTTAAAATTTTAGAAACTTTAAAAAATAAAAGCGATGGTTTAAATATTACACAACTTTCTAAAGATTGTAGTATTAGTGTAGGGACACTTCATCCTATATTAAAAACTTTATGTGAATTAAACTATTTAAATTATGATAGTAAAAATTATAAATTAGCATTTAATCTTAATCCGAAAATTGAGCAAGAAAAAACCATTAAAATCATTATTTTTTATATGGATAAATTAGCTAGTAAAATTAAATTTGGTGTTCAATTAGGGATGCTAAATGGAAAAAAAGTTATATATTTACATAAGAGTGAAGGCAATGGAAAAATAATTATAAAAACAAAGGCTGGAGATTTAGCTAATGCAAATTCAACGGCATTAGGAAAAGCACTTTTATTAGAGTGTAGTAAAAACGACTTGAAAAAGATATTTGGTAACGATAAATTAGAAAAAAATACTCATAATACTATAGATAATATAGATGATTTGTATAAAAATATTGATGATAGTAAAAAATTAGGTTATACATTTGAAAACGGCGAATATGATGTAGATTTTGCTTGTTTTGCTGTGCCTATTTATAAGCAAGGAAAAATTTTTGCTGCTATTAGTATAACTATTTTAAATTTATATTTAAATGATGAATTAAAATCAAATATTGTAAAAAATTTATTAGAATACAAAAAAATAATAGAAAATGAAATTTAA